The genomic segment CGTATGCTTTCAATGATTATGTGGTGGTGCAAGTTGAAAGGTTGATTACATTAGTAAAAAGCAATGGAATTTTTTTATGCTAATTGGACCttctaatattaataaataCGGATGGGGGAccaggaattttttttattaatcttAAAGTTTGATATAAAATCCCAAGATGACGAAAACTCtccaagaagaaaaagggaattGTCTGTGAATCATTCAAGCGAAAACTCAAACAACATCGACCGTATTTCTTCTTTCCCTAAATTTTGTCTCTCCGCTTGGCAGCCGATAGAAGAATGGATGTCAAAGCAATACACCGCAAATTTAATAGATAAAATGAATAAATAATCACTCAAATGATAAATAGATAAACTGAAAGAAGAAAATTATGAGAAGCCTCGATCATAATGAAGGAGGAATCACTGCATTAGAGTATGTACAATAAGATATTTAGAGGATGAtgtgtttataaaaaaatagtttttttcaaCTGTATTGACACAGGTGTTTAAACAGAAGATAATATGCTTACTTAAGTACTTTTGTTTATATTAGTACCAATAAAATAATTAACCATATTTAGACACTTATACTCACtgtttatattaaaattataatttttacgTAAGTGTTAACACTCTCTTTTTTAACCCCTAATCATAATTAGGTAGCGTTGTTCATGCCCTCCgcagttctccttctctctccacTTTGAAAAGgagaataaaaaagagagaaaaaagaaaggaaaaaaaagaagagcagTAGTCGGCCAGTGCTGGCCACCTCTCGCAGCTCCACTGCGCGCACCATCACGCGGATACGCCTCCCCTTCCTCCACTTGCAGATGAGATCGAGCGGGCTGGGCTGAAAAGATTCCATCATTTCTGATCCAGGAGCGGTATTCTCGTGTCCtttcggtggcttcttctttTGGGGGTTCTTTCAGTTTCTTTTTGAGAAATTCTTGAGGATGTTCTGTCCTCTTGGGAGAGCCGTTTCTTGATCTGTGTTGGGGTAACCTGTTTGCAGGTGGAGGGCCTCGCCGCCGGTGGGGAGGGAGGCGGAGATGAGCCGAGGCCGGTCGCCGGAGCCGCTGGATTTCTTCATCTGGACTGTGGAGGTGCTGCTACTTCTATTTTCTTTGTTTCAGTTTTGGTGAACTCTATTTTATTCTTTCATGTATAACTGTAGTTTGGTTGTCGAAATGGATGTGTGATTTCTCCGTGCGAATTTAGGACACTCGGGTGCTGGGATTTAAATTGTAATACGAAGTGTTTTTGGATTAAATATTGGGCTACACATCATATTATCAGTCTAGTCCTTTTACTTGAAATCTTTAGTGCCCGTATATTTTCTATGATAGTTACACTTGAGCTAATAAGGGATCGAGATAGTCATTCCCCATTCTATGGTACTTGGAGTACCTTTCCCCTTAGCTTTTACTGTCCTCCAATTAGTACATTTTTTTGTTGGGTAAGATCATAATTTTCTGTTGTTTGTGTGTTGTCACTTGTCACATTTGTTTGACTAGTAGGATACGAAATTCGgaatcatcacttttatgacttTAGCTGATTAATTTGTAGGATTCATTGTGTAACTTCCTTTACTAATTTGCTGAGGGATCATTTACTTGTCTCTGCACTTTCACATACTATGCTACTCCTAAACTTGTACTGCTAAAGGGGAAAATTGATTTTTCGTTATGGATAACATAATCGGGATGCTGGTAAGGAGCTTTCTTTTGTGGAGCATGGACTGTTTCCTTCTCCAGCTTTAGATGTTTTAGTGTAGGTTTTCTGCTTATAGATAAGTGTTGAGTGAGAAATGTGCAATAACTTTATGGTAAATGAAAATCACCGTCGCACTGCTTTAAGACTTCATTTATCAATCCTTGTTGGCTTAGAACAGTAACACAataatggcactataaatagagggagacAGGGGGAGGGGTTGGGAAAGTGCATGTGCTGAGTCTAATTTACCATTTCGTCTATTGGCAAGATGGCACCTTAGGACCTTCTGGCTGAATAGAGCCTGACAAAGTAAGCTATTTGGCTCTTTAGCTATCTGTGGGAAAGCAATGCTGGTACCAATGGGTTTGCTATTTTTGATTTAGACAAATTTGTGCTTTGTTTACCTTGGAactgattttcttgttgatgagTGATGACACCTGCTAGACCTGACACAGAACAATCATGCTTGATCGTGCAAGTCAATTCTTGTGCTCTGCTCTCCCAGTCAAGCAATCTTTTTCTAGCACAAATGGCCTACATGGCCCTGCAGACAAACAAAACTGAGCTCTTTGGTTCTACTGAATATGCCTTAGGCTTTTATAGCTAGGAAAGAGAACTGATTTCTTCCTTTTGCAACTTTGCAAAAGTGTATCAGGCTGCTTGACCTGGGGGTGAATTAGCTAGCACCACAAAATCATGTATTTTTCCGACTGGCAAGGAAGCAATTTGCAGTACAGAAGGCATAACCAGAAAGGGAAATTATAGGCTTAGCACCGAAAACAGGTCCAAGATGGAAATGATTGCATGTCTGGTTGAGGTAGAGAGGTTAGACATTGTCAAGTATTTGGTATTGTTATAAAAAGACCTTCTTTTGTGAGTTCTATTGTGACTGAGCTATCCTGATGGTTAGTGTGCTGGCCATGCTCCTCTTTTCTTTGTATAGATGACTACAATTGGTGCACAAAATACATGAAACATTTATttttgccaaattttgttttcaatGGAACTTGCTGGTTGCTAATTCCGCCCTCCAAACTTACATCTTTTATGTGTTTCATAGGAATGAGTGTAAACATTGTACAAGGGAGCTACTCTCAGTGTGAAATGATGTGTACAATGTGTTAAATGATCTACAGTTATGCTTTTCTTCTGACAGTACACCAGCATAGACCATTTCTTGCAAAAGGACTTAATACAATGGCATATGGGCCATGATTGTTCTGCAGGATGTGGGGTTATGGTTGGAAGAAATAAATCTCGGAAGCTATCGCCAggcatttgaagaaaatggtgtAAATGGAGAGTATCTAGAAAGCTTGTCAATGTTCACTACAGAGCAGATTCTTCGGTTTATAAGACGGTGTCATATGAAATGGGGAGATTTTATCACACTTTGTAAAGAGTTGAGGCGCATTAAAGGTTCAAATTTCTGCTGCCTACTTCTACCCTTGAGCTTTCAAGAAAGTGtttacatatacatatttctgTTATATGATGCCCATCACAGTTTGAGATTTTTTCAGTTAGCATAGCATGTGACatcagtgttacctggacatgGATACGGGTGttggaatccgactcggattcgggtgtccgattcggcaaagaaaatttggatacgtgaaatacaactcggaatccgGCActggtgtcggaatccgactcggatttggggtgtccgattcggcaaaaatACTTGGACAtgggtgtccaggtaacactgtgTGACATGTGTCAAGCAGTtaagaaaatgattttttttcctagcAGTACTTCTCTATCTTTGGCATATGAAGTACTGAGATAGTGAAAATGGCCCTGTAAAACAGCTCAATTATCAGGCTTATAATTCTTGAAGCAAAGGCATCCCTACCATGTAGTAGCGAAACATGTGCTTTAATTGAGCAACTCCTTTTGCAGACTTTGTACCTCATGCTGGCAACTTGGCATCAACAATTTCCTGCTGTTGTTTTTGGTGATGCTGTAACTGAAGCTTAATTAGTACATAAATGTTGGTTGGCTTAAAAATATGAGTCAAACAGTTTCTTTTAGTGCATGGCAAGCTTTATGGTAGAATTATACCATGTCTACTATTGTCCTCAATGATGTCAGTAAGTAACATGATT from the Phragmites australis chromosome 19, lpPhrAust1.1, whole genome shotgun sequence genome contains:
- the LOC133900029 gene encoding uncharacterized protein LOC133900029 isoform X1, which translates into the protein MSRGRSPEPLDFFIWTVEDVGLWLEEINLGSYRQAFEENGVNGEYLESLSMFTTEQILRFIRRCHMKWGDFITLCKELRRIKVACLKGEQEVRRPWWAPSCLSVVFVRVAKRNRQSRVVSLKLEA
- the LOC133900029 gene encoding uncharacterized protein LOC133900029 isoform X2, whose translation is MIVLQDVGLWLEEINLGSYRQAFEENGVNGEYLESLSMFTTEQILRFIRRCHMKWGDFITLCKELRRIKVACLKGEQEVRRPWWAPSCLSVVFVRVAKRNRQSRVVSLKLEA